Proteins encoded in a region of the Ornithodoros turicata isolate Travis chromosome 3, ASM3712646v1, whole genome shotgun sequence genome:
- the LOC135389639 gene encoding tigger transposable element-derived protein 4-like: MTQVLFEKWLRRMDRRFVREGRKVLFLVDNCPGHGIVSGLTAIRVEFLPPNTTARLQPMNQGVISSLKRHYRQSLLQRMLLCMENGKEYQVTLLSAIHLLSNAWEQVSKATIANSFRHAGFIQDGCSAAEEGSEELQEDTDLMSTLSSIGVPVDIAVYSSVDDDVATCREDTMDALIEEVLCTGAQTCDDEVENGCEDDELPPVTSNTADDAFSILVQYFQQHNDTEQFLANIG, translated from the coding sequence ATGACGCAGGTGCTATTTGAGAAATGGCTGCGCAGAATGGACCGTCGTTTCGTTAGAGAGGGTCGGaaagttctgtttttggtcgaCAACTGCCCGGGACATGGCATCGTTAGTGGACTTACGGCCATTCGAGTGGAGTTTCTCCCGCCAAACACCACGGCCAGGCTGCAGCCAATGAATCAGGGAGTGATCAGCAGTCTCAAAAGGCATTACAGGCAGTCCCTTCTCCAAAGAATGCTTCTGTGCATGGAGAATGGTAAAGAATACCAAGTGACCCTCCTAAGTGCAATCCACCTTCTGTCCAATGCCTGGGAACAAGTTAGTAAAGCAACCATAGCCAACTCGTTCAGGCATGCAGGATTCATCCAGGACGGCTGCTCAGCTGCAGAGGAAGGCAGTGAAGAGTTGCAGGAGGACACAGACTTGATGTCTACACTGAGCAGTATTGGTGTGCCGGTGGACATTGCTGTATACTCCAGTGTTGATGATGATGTCGCCACATGTAGGGAGGACACCATGGATGCGCTGATTGAAGAGGTGCTCTGTACTGGAGCACAGACGTGTGATGACGAAGTGGAAAATGGGTGTGAAGACGACGAACTTCCACCAGTCACCTCTAATACTGCAGATGATGCTTTCAGCATATTGGTGCAATATTTCCAGCAACACAATGACACTGAACAATTTCTCGCAAACATTGGATAG